From the genome of Marinitoga sp. 38H-ov:
TTGAAGGTAATTTACCAAAAACAGAAATGGGTTGGGAAATATATCCAAAGGGATTATACGATAAATTGGTAGAGTTTAATAATAAATATAAACTACCGTTATATATAACAGAAAATGGAATGGCAGGACCTGATAAATTGATAAATGGTAGAGTGCATGATGATTATAGGATTAAATATTTAAACGACCATTTTGAAGCAGCATTGAAAGCTATTAATGATGGAGTGGATTTAAGAGGATATTTTATATGGTCATTAATGGATAATTTTGAATGGGCTCATGGTTATTCTAAAAGATTTGGTTTAGTTTATGTTGATTATACTACTCTTAAGAGATATTTGAAAGATAGCGCTTTGTGGTATAGGGAATTTAATATTAAATGAGGTGAATTATATGAAAAAATTTCCTGAAGATTTCTTATTTGGTATATCGATGTCGGGGTTCCAATTTGAAATGGGAGGAAAAGAGATAGATAAGTATTCCGATTGGTATAAATGGACTCATGATGTAAGGATTATTAATTAGGATTAGTAAGTGGAGATTTTCCGGAAAATGGAGTTAATTATTGGGAATTATATCAAGAAGATAATAAATTAATGGAAAAATTAGGATTAAATATTGTAAGAATAGGTATTATAAATAGTCAAGAATATTTCCAACCCCTACATTTGATGTAAAAATGAAAGTTATTGAAGAAAATGAAGATATCATTTCTATAGAAATAGATGAATGTGATATTTTAGAATTAAAAAAAATAGCAAATATAAAAGCTTTAGAGCATTATAAAAAGATTATAAATGATTTAAAAGAAAAAAATATTAAGGTTATGGTTGATTTAAATCATTTTTCATTGCCGTTATGGATTCATAATCCAATAAATGTTAATTTATATAATAAAGGACCGTATGGATGGGCTGATAAAAATACAGTAATTGAATTTGTAAAATACGGTTCTTTTCTAGCAAAAGAATTTGATGATATAGTTGATTATTGGGCTACAATAAACGAGCCACAAATTGTATCATCTTTAGCTTATTTACAACCAAAATCTGGATTCCCACCATCAATAATTAATGAAGAATATTATAAATTAGCTCAAAAGCATCAAGCTGAAGCACATTGTAGAGCTTATGATTCTATGAAAAAATATACGAATAAACCTATTGGTTTTATTTATTCTTTTACTTGGATAGATGTTGAAAATCAAGAAGATAAAGATATTGTAGAATATGCAAAATATTTTAATAACTATCATTTTACCGATATGATTTTTAAAGGTAATATTAATTTTGATATTAACAAAAGAAAAAATTATAGAAAAGATATGCATGGTAAAACTGATTATTTAGGTATAAATTATTATACTAGAACTGTTGTAAAAAAGGTTAATGATAACTGGAGAGTTGTTAGTGGGTATGGATATTCGTGTAAAGATAAATTTTCAAAAGCAAATAAACCAGTTACTAATATGGGATGGGAGGTATATCCGGAGGGGATTAAAAAAATTATTCTTGAGATTAAAGAAAGATATAATAATCCTTTAATGTTTATTACAGAAAATGGCATTGCTGATAAAGGAGATATTCAGCCATATTTTATTGTATCACATTTAATGAATATACACGAAGCAATAGAATTAGGAGCAAATGTAAAGGCTTATATGTATTGGTCAATTTTAGATAATTATGAATGGCCAGAAGTTTTTTCGAAAAGATTTGGATTGATTCATGTGAATTACAGTACAAAAAAAAGAACATGTAAACCAGCATATTTTGTATATAAAGATATTATAGAAAATAAAGGGATTAATAACTATTTGATTAATTATATAAAATACCCATATAAGTTAGGATAGAGGTGATAATATGGCAACTTTGAGGGAAATTTCTAAAAATATAGGAATATCAATTGCTACAATATCTAGAGTAATAAATGGTGCAGATAATGTGTCCGAAGAAACAAGGAAGAAGGTTTTAAAAGCTTTAAAAGAATATCATTATCAACCCCCTCAGGTTGCAAAAAGAAAATTACATTATCTAGTAGGAATTATTGTTCCAAATCTTTTAGGAAATCATTATAATATTATATCTGAAAGTATAGAGTTAGAGTTATCAAAATATGGATATGATAGTTTTGTTACTTCGACTCATATGTTGTTAAATAAGGAAATAGATATATTAGAACAATTTTTTTCAAGAAGAGTTGATGGAATAATAGTATGTACTACAAAAAATGATGATAAACATATTGAAAAATTAATTAGATCAGCTATACCTGTTGTTGCAGTTGATAGAAATGATAGTGATATAAATGTTGATACAGTAGGAATTGACAATTATCACTCGGCATTTTCAGCTATGAAATATTTATTTAATAAAGGACATAAGGATATACTTTTTGTTAGCGGTGAGAGGGAATATTACTCAGCAAAAATAAGGGAAAAAGCTGTAGTAGATTTTTCAAAAAAATATGATATTAATTTAAAGATTTTAGATGGTAATTTTGAATTTGAAGGTGGATATTATTCTATAAAAAAATATTTAGAAAAAAATGGTAAAGATTTTTCAGCTATATTTTTTATTAATGATCAAGTTGCACTTGGTGGAACTAGGGCAATATATGAGGCGGGATATTTAATACCAGATGATATTTCTATTATTGGGTTTGATAATGATAAATATTCTAAATATTTATATCCACCATTAACAACGGTGCATCAGCCTAGAAAAGAAATGGGAGAAAATGCTGCAAAACTTTTGATTGAAAGAATAAAAGGAAATGGAAGTAAAGTTAAAAGAAAAATTGTATTACCAACTAAAATAATAGAAAGAAATTCTGTAAAAGAGGTGGAGAAATGATACCCTGGGAAGAAAGAAAAAATAGTAATGAAATTATTTGGAGGTATTCAAAAAATCCAATAACAAAAAGAAATCAATTTAAAAGTGGAGCAAGAATTTTTAATTCAGCTGTTTTACCATATAATGAAGAATTTATAGGTGTATTTAGAGTTGATCATTATAATACAGTTCCAAATCTTCACATTGGAAGAAGTGAAGATGGATTAAATTGGGTTTTTGATGAAAATATAATTAAATGGGTAGATGAAAATGGAAATATATCTATTCCTGATTATGCATATGATCCTAGATTAGTAAAAATAGATGAACAATATTATATTACATTTTGCACTGATTTACATGGTCCAACTATAGGAATAGGAAGAACAAAAGATTTTGTTAATTTTGAAAGACTTCCAGAAGCTTTTTTGCCTTTTAATAGAAATGGTGTTTTATTTCCCAGAAAAATAAAAGGAAAATATTATATGCTTAGTAGGCCAAGTGATAATGGACATACACCATTTGGAGATATATTTATTAGTGAAAGTTATGATTTTATACATTGGGGGAATCATCAGTGGTTAATGGGTAAAAAAAGCGATTCGTGGTGGGAAAACTTAAAAATTGGTGCCGGTCCAATACCAATAGAAACTTCAGATGGATGGTTATTAATATATCATGGAGTTACAAATACATGTAATGGATATGTATATAGCTTTGGAACTGCATTATTAGATTTGGAAAATCCATCAAAAGTGTTATATAGATCAAAAAGATATTTAATGACACCTGAAGAAACATATGAAACTGTAGGATTTGTTCCAAATGTAGTATTTCCATGTTCAGCTTTGGTTGAAGATAATAAAGTTGCTATATATTATGGTGCTGCTGATACATATATAGGTATCGCCTTTGCTTATTTAGATGAATTAATTGAATTTACAAAAAGAAGTTGAAGAATTCCCATTGGAATTCTTCTTATTTTTTTTATTCAAACTTAAAAATAATTATGGTATAATGATAAAAATGAAAGGAGTGATATTATGGATTTAAAAGCAAAATTAAATGAAGATTTAAAAAAGTATATGAAAGAAAAAAATACAAAAGCTTTAAATGCAATTAAAATATTAAAAACAGAAATAAAAAAAGCTGAGATTGAAAAATTAGATGAATTAAATGATGAAGAAATACTTTCATTAATTAGAAAACAAATAAAAATGAGACAAGATTCTATACAACAATATAAAGAAGCAAACAGAGAAGATTTAGTGGAAGAAGAAGAATATGAATTAAATATATTAAAAGAATATCTTCCGCCTGAATTATCAGATGAAGAATTGGAGAAAATAATAAAAAATATTATTGAAGAATTAGGAGAAAATGCAAAATTTGGTCAAGTAATGGGAAAGGCTATGAAAGAATTAAAGGGAAAAGTTGATGGTAATAGAGTAAATTCTATGGTGAAAAAGTTTCTTTCTTAATATGAAAAAAATATATTTATTTATTTTTCTAATTATAGTTTCTATAAATTTTTCACAAATTAAAATAGAAAAAGATACCGTTCTTTTAAAACAATACTCAAATTCTTGGATAATGAATCAAATTATTCAAGAATTTGAGTCTAAGTTGTTATATTCTTATAATGTATATAAAAATGATGAAAATATTGATTACGATATAAAATTAGAGTTTACTGAAGATTCATCAAAAAATGCTATAAGAGTAGTTGTATCTTTGGAGAGTACAAAATTGGATTTATCAGAAAAAATAATTGACAATGATAATTGGGTGAAAAATTTTGCGACAAAAGTTCTTGAAAAAATTTCATTTAATAGATTTATGCATGATAAAAATTGGAATTTTATTCAATTAACCTATTGGGATGGAATTGATGAATATCCATATATTTCTTCAAATGGTGAAAAAATAATTTTTATATCAGATCGTTATATTGGAAATAGAAATGTCTGGGGATATGATTTAGAAAAAAATAAATATATAAATATTCCATTAGATTTTTCTTCTGAATATTTCCCTAATATAACAGAAGATGGGACTTTTGTTTTTCAGAGCTCATTATATGGAAAATGGGATGTTTTATTATATAACCCTGAAAATGAAGAGATTTATAGAATTTCAAATGATTCATATAATGCATATACACCATATTATAAAAATGGAGTAGTATATTTTTCTGTAGAAGAAAGAAACGGGGAAAGCTGGACAGAAATATACAAATATTCATTAAAAGATAATCAAATAAATAAAATAACATCTTTAAAAAATACATTTAAATTTAGACCGTCAATTTATAAAAATTATGTTATTTTTCAAATGATTGATCCAAAAACTGGACAAAGCGATATATATTCATATGATAAAGAATTAAAACCAATTATTCTTTCTGAATTAAATGAAGTTGATCCTATAGCTAATGATAACTATATTGTTTTTTCAAAATTAAAAAATGGTTATTATAGAATAACTTTATTTGATCCTATAACAAAAAAAGAAGAATACCTAACTATGGGGATTTCAGATGATGCTTTTTATCCGTATATATATAATAATATTATTCTTTTTTCGCTATACTACAAAAATGGAGAGCCTGACATTTTTGCAATCAGGCTCTCAGAATAATTATTTAATTAACTTATCTAATTCTATTTTTTCATCTTTAGAAAGAATTTTTTCAACATCGATT
Proteins encoded in this window:
- a CDS encoding GatB/YqeY domain-containing protein yields the protein MDLKAKLNEDLKKYMKEKNTKALNAIKILKTEIKKAEIEKLDELNDEEILSLIRKQIKMRQDSIQQYKEANREDLVEEEEYELNILKEYLPPELSDEELEKIIKNIIEELGENAKFGQVMGKAMKELKGKVDGNRVNSMVKKFLS
- a CDS encoding family 1 glycosylhydrolase — protein: MKVIEENEDIISIEIDECDILELKKIANIKALEHYKKIINDLKEKNIKVMVDLNHFSLPLWIHNPINVNLYNKGPYGWADKNTVIEFVKYGSFLAKEFDDIVDYWATINEPQIVSSLAYLQPKSGFPPSIINEEYYKLAQKHQAEAHCRAYDSMKKYTNKPIGFIYSFTWIDVENQEDKDIVEYAKYFNNYHFTDMIFKGNINFDINKRKNYRKDMHGKTDYLGINYYTRTVVKKVNDNWRVVSGYGYSCKDKFSKANKPVTNMGWEVYPEGIKKIILEIKERYNNPLMFITENGIADKGDIQPYFIVSHLMNIHEAIELGANVKAYMYWSILDNYEWPEVFSKRFGLIHVNYSTKKRTCKPAYFVYKDIIENKGINNYLINYIKYPYKLG
- a CDS encoding glycoside hydrolase family 130 protein, whose product is MIPWEERKNSNEIIWRYSKNPITKRNQFKSGARIFNSAVLPYNEEFIGVFRVDHYNTVPNLHIGRSEDGLNWVFDENIIKWVDENGNISIPDYAYDPRLVKIDEQYYITFCTDLHGPTIGIGRTKDFVNFERLPEAFLPFNRNGVLFPRKIKGKYYMLSRPSDNGHTPFGDIFISESYDFIHWGNHQWLMGKKSDSWWENLKIGAGPIPIETSDGWLLIYHGVTNTCNGYVYSFGTALLDLENPSKVLYRSKRYLMTPEETYETVGFVPNVVFPCSALVEDNKVAIYYGAADTYIGIAFAYLDELIEFTKRS
- a CDS encoding family 1 glycosylhydrolase, translated to EGNLPKTEMGWEIYPKGLYDKLVEFNNKYKLPLYITENGMAGPDKLINGRVHDDYRIKYLNDHFEAALKAINDGVDLRGYFIWSLMDNFEWAHGYSKRFGLVYVDYTTLKRYLKDSALWYREFNIK
- a CDS encoding LacI family DNA-binding transcriptional regulator, whose product is MATLREISKNIGISIATISRVINGADNVSEETRKKVLKALKEYHYQPPQVAKRKLHYLVGIIVPNLLGNHYNIISESIELELSKYGYDSFVTSTHMLLNKEIDILEQFFSRRVDGIIVCTTKNDDKHIEKLIRSAIPVVAVDRNDSDINVDTVGIDNYHSAFSAMKYLFNKGHKDILFVSGEREYYSAKIREKAVVDFSKKYDINLKILDGNFEFEGGYYSIKKYLEKNGKDFSAIFFINDQVALGGTRAIYEAGYLIPDDISIIGFDNDKYSKYLYPPLTTVHQPRKEMGENAAKLLIERIKGNGSKVKRKIVLPTKIIERNSVKEVEK
- a CDS encoding PD40 domain-containing protein, encoding MKKIYLFIFLIIVSINFSQIKIEKDTVLLKQYSNSWIMNQIIQEFESKLLYSYNVYKNDENIDYDIKLEFTEDSSKNAIRVVVSLESTKLDLSEKIIDNDNWVKNFATKVLEKISFNRFMHDKNWNFIQLTYWDGIDEYPYISSNGEKIIFISDRYIGNRNVWGYDLEKNKYINIPLDFSSEYFPNITEDGTFVFQSSLYGKWDVLLYNPENEEIYRISNDSYNAYTPYYKNGVVYFSVEERNGESWTEIYKYSLKDNQINKITSLKNTFKFRPSIYKNYVIFQMIDPKTGQSDIYSYDKELKPIILSELNEVDPIANDNYIVFSKLKNGYYRITLFDPITKKEEYLTMGISDDAFYPYIYNNIILFSLYYKNGEPDIFAIRLSE